Proteins from one Gorilla gorilla gorilla isolate KB3781 chromosome Y, NHGRI_mGorGor1-v2.1_pri, whole genome shotgun sequence genomic window:
- the LOC129530270 gene encoding thymosin beta-4, Y-chromosomal-like, translating into MSDKPCMAEIEKFDKPKLKKTETQEKNPLSSKETIEQEKQAGES; encoded by the exons ATGTCTGACAAACCTTGTATGGCTGAGATCGAGAAATTCGATAAGCCGAAACTGAAGAAGACAGAAACGCAAGAGAAGAATCCATTGTCTTCCAAAGAAA CTATCGAACAGGAGAAGCAAGCAGGTGAATCTtaa